A single Stigmatopora argus isolate UIUO_Sarg chromosome 7, RoL_Sarg_1.0, whole genome shotgun sequence DNA region contains:
- the LOC144077354 gene encoding T-lymphocyte activation antigen CD86 produces the protein MRMVSIGILLWLLTAVCICGQNATYAFIKVDCKENIGRYNESSMLDCMVSLTQMLNDLTVTAVVWKKDDKPLLTFSKEKVNPMKGYSFAVPSWNKSLNVSLLIANTSLSNHGIYTCLVVTDRGSDNSTARLNVTATYKRPILSSPAKVTPNSIVNLTCRSEYGYPKGQLVWLVNQVVQQDIITVAQEMETGLYSLSSKLTLRLGQDPTQIQCVVFNASHSKDDEVAVMMPDSSYFEGQAKNPESGLDVATKVVAPVVVIGSLVVGLLLYLVLKSKYQNSRHGQDHHPEIDPERGGTQDNLLGSPESQETL, from the exons ATGagaatggtttcaattggaATCCTGCTGTGGCTGCTAACAGCAGTCTGCATTTGTGGTCAAAATGCAACTTATG CATTCATAAAGGTGGACTGCAAGGAGAACATAGGCCGATACAATGAATCTTCTATGTTAGACTGCATGGTCAGTCTGACACAGATGTTGAACGACCTGACAGTGACCGCAGTCGTTTGGAAAAAAGATGACAAGCCCTTGCTGactttttctaaagaaaaagtGAACCCGATGAAGGGCTATTCATTTGCTGTCCCGTCGTGGAACAAGTCCTTGAACGTGTCACTGCTCATCGCCAACACCTCCTTGTCCAACCATGGCATTTACACATGCCTGGTGGTTACTGACAGAGGCTCAGACAATAGCACAGCCAGACTTAATGTCACAG CCACATACAAAAGACCCATCCTCTCATCACCAGCCAAGGTCACCCCTAACTCCATAGTCAACCTTACATGCCGCTCAGAATACGGTTACCCAAAGGGACAACTGGTCTGGCTCGTCAATCAGGTCGTGCAGCAAGACATTATTACTGTGGCTCAGGAGATGGAAACTGGATTGTACAGTCTGTCCAGCAAGTTGACTTTGAGGCTTGGGCAGGACCCTACCCAAATCCAATGTGTGGTGTTCAACGCCAGTCACAGCAAAGACGACGAGGTCGCAGTGATGATGCCCGATTCTAGCTATTTTGAAG GCCAGGCAAAAAATCCAGAGAGTGGTTTGGATGTTGCTACCAAAGTAGTAGCCCCAGTGGTGGTCATTGGGTCGCTGGTTGTTGGATTACTGCTGTACTTGGTGTTAAAAAGCAAGTACCAGAACT CACGTCATGGACAGGATCATCATCCTGAAATAGATCCAGAACGAG GTGGTACACAGGATAATCTTTTAGGGAGCCCTGAATCCCAAGAAACACTGTGA